One genomic region from Geothermobacter ehrlichii encodes:
- a CDS encoding 30S ribosomal protein S1, with protein sequence MVDNNELTNQENELLENEEVEDTEEMESFAELFENSLKDREIRRGNVVQGTVVQINSDSVIVDVGGKSEGVISISEFAGEDGEIDIKVGDTFDVMIESTENEAGLISLSKEKADRQKVWATLEEGAVVEGRIASRIKGGLTVDIGVNAFLPGSQVDLRPVRNLDKLIGETFQFKIIKLNKRRGNIVLSRRVLLEEERASLREETLKVLEEGKVMEGVVKNLTDYGAFIDLGGIDGLLHITDMSWGRVNHPSDILAVGDKINVKILKYDQEKERVSLGLKQITPDPWLSVADKYEIGAKVGGKVVSLTDYGAFVELEEGVEGLIHVSEMSWTKRVKHPNKILSVGDEVESVVLAVDTENRRISLGLKQVEPNPWDVVGEKFPAGTIIEGQVKNITDFGIFVGVDEGIDGLVHISDLSWTKRVKHPSELYKKGDVVKAVVLSIDRENERFSLGIKQLVPDPWTEIPQRYSPGTIIKGKVTSVTDFGIFLELEEGIEGLIHVSEISHEKVDTPKSFAQVGDELEACVLNVDTQDRKIALSIKQLDEQKQKAQINELIGAEKSATSNLGELLQGAFGKAGAKDKKD encoded by the coding sequence ATGGTGGATAACAACGAACTGACCAACCAAGAAAACGAACTGCTCGAAAACGAAGAGGTGGAAGACACCGAGGAGATGGAGAGCTTTGCCGAGCTCTTTGAAAACAGCCTGAAAGACAGGGAGATCCGGCGCGGCAATGTCGTGCAGGGGACTGTCGTTCAGATCAATTCCGATTCCGTCATCGTCGATGTCGGCGGCAAATCGGAGGGCGTCATCAGCATCAGCGAATTTGCCGGCGAAGATGGTGAGATCGATATCAAGGTCGGTGATACTTTCGATGTCATGATCGAAAGTACCGAGAACGAGGCTGGTCTGATCAGTCTCTCGAAGGAGAAGGCCGACCGGCAGAAGGTCTGGGCCACTCTGGAAGAGGGGGCAGTCGTCGAGGGTCGCATCGCGTCCCGGATCAAGGGCGGACTGACCGTCGACATCGGGGTCAACGCCTTCCTGCCCGGTTCGCAGGTCGACTTGCGTCCGGTGCGCAATCTCGACAAGCTGATCGGCGAAACCTTCCAGTTCAAGATCATCAAGCTGAACAAGCGGCGGGGCAATATCGTTCTGTCGCGCCGGGTGCTGCTCGAGGAGGAGCGTGCCAGCCTGCGGGAAGAGACGCTGAAGGTGCTCGAGGAAGGCAAGGTGATGGAAGGCGTGGTCAAGAACCTGACCGACTACGGCGCCTTTATCGACCTTGGCGGCATCGACGGCCTGCTTCATATCACCGACATGTCCTGGGGACGGGTCAATCATCCCTCCGACATCCTCGCCGTCGGTGACAAGATCAACGTCAAAATTCTCAAGTACGACCAGGAGAAGGAGCGGGTCTCCCTCGGCCTGAAGCAGATTACGCCCGATCCCTGGCTGTCGGTTGCCGACAAGTACGAGATCGGCGCGAAAGTAGGCGGCAAGGTCGTCAGCCTGACCGATTACGGTGCCTTCGTCGAGCTCGAGGAAGGCGTCGAGGGCCTGATTCACGTTTCGGAGATGAGCTGGACCAAGCGGGTCAAGCATCCTAACAAGATCCTCAGCGTCGGCGATGAGGTCGAGTCGGTGGTTCTGGCCGTCGACACCGAAAACCGCCGCATTTCCCTCGGCCTGAAGCAGGTCGAACCCAACCCCTGGGATGTGGTCGGCGAGAAATTTCCGGCCGGTACCATCATCGAGGGACAGGTCAAGAATATCACCGATTTCGGTATTTTCGTCGGCGTCGATGAGGGCATCGACGGCCTGGTGCACATTTCCGATCTCTCTTGGACCAAGCGGGTCAAGCATCCCTCCGAACTTTACAAGAAGGGGGACGTTGTCAAGGCGGTTGTGCTCAGCATCGACCGCGAGAACGAGCGTTTCTCTCTCGGCATCAAGCAGCTGGTACCCGATCCGTGGACCGAGATTCCGCAGCGTTACTCTCCGGGGACCATCATCAAGGGCAAGGTGACCTCGGTAACCGATTTCGGCATCTTCCTGGAGCTTGAGGAAGGGATCGAAGGCCTGATTCACGTGTCCGAAATCAGCCACGAGAAGGTCGATACCCCGAAGAGCTTCGCCCAGGTCGGCGACGAGCTGGAAGCCTGCGTGCTCAACGTCGACACCCAAGATCGCAAGATTGCCCTTTCGATCAAGCAGCTCGACGAGCAGAAGCAGAAGGCCCAGATCAACGAACTGATCGGCGCCGAAAAGAGCGCCACCTCGAACCTCGGGGAACTTCTGCAGGGTGCTTTCGGCAAGGCCGGGGCCAAAGACAAGAAAGACTGA
- the sppA gene encoding signal peptide peptidase SppA: protein MRKHPFLMALLLVGSVFAFFFVSVVVLAMVFGRPTAFHVGEKVAVVEIQGVISSSRDIMEELVDYRENPTVKAVVLRINSPGGAVGPAQEIYEEVGKLAKVKPVVVSMGAVAASGGYYVAVPASRILANPGTLTGSIGVIMQFTNIEELLAKIGLKSQVVKSGAHKDIGSVTRPMTEQEREILQQLIDDVHQQFVTAIAEGRKMDLKRVKELADGRIYTGRQALKIGLVDELGNLQDAVALAGKMGGIQGRPQVIYPASDRPGLLRYLLEEGRTQLGQVLNGKELSGLKFLWTGF, encoded by the coding sequence ATGAGAAAACATCCGTTTTTGATGGCGCTACTCCTGGTCGGGTCTGTCTTTGCCTTCTTTTTCGTTTCCGTCGTGGTGCTAGCCATGGTCTTCGGTCGGCCGACCGCCTTTCACGTTGGCGAGAAGGTTGCCGTGGTTGAAATTCAGGGAGTCATCTCCTCGTCTCGCGACATCATGGAGGAGCTGGTCGACTATCGGGAGAACCCGACGGTCAAGGCGGTGGTGCTGCGCATCAATTCCCCCGGTGGTGCTGTAGGCCCGGCACAGGAAATCTACGAAGAAGTCGGCAAACTGGCCAAGGTCAAGCCGGTTGTGGTGTCGATGGGAGCGGTAGCTGCTTCGGGCGGCTATTATGTCGCCGTGCCTGCCAGCCGCATTCTGGCCAATCCGGGTACGCTGACAGGGAGCATCGGCGTCATCATGCAGTTCACCAACATCGAGGAACTGCTGGCCAAGATAGGGCTGAAGAGTCAGGTGGTCAAAAGCGGAGCCCACAAGGACATCGGTTCGGTGACCCGGCCGATGACCGAGCAGGAGAGGGAGATTCTGCAACAGCTGATCGACGATGTGCACCAGCAGTTCGTCACGGCCATCGCCGAAGGTCGCAAGATGGATCTGAAGCGGGTCAAGGAGCTGGCCGATGGGCGGATCTATACCGGTCGGCAGGCGCTCAAGATCGGCCTTGTCGACGAACTCGGCAATCTGCAGGACGCCGTGGCGCTGGCCGGCAAGATGGGCGGCATCCAGGGACGGCCGCAGGTGATCTATCCCGCGTCCGATCGGCCCGGTTTGCTGCGCTATCTGCTCGAGGAAGGAAGGACACAGCTCGGTCAGGTCCTGAACGGGAAGGAACTGTCCGGACTCAAGTTTCTCTGGACTGGATTTTGA
- a CDS encoding integration host factor subunit beta gives MTKSELIEKLSYNAGGLNKKEAEVVVNTIFESIGNALAQGDRVEIRGFGSFTVREREARQARNPKSGEIVSIPAKKTPFFKTGKELRARVNNGNGAS, from the coding sequence ATGACCAAGAGTGAACTGATTGAAAAACTCTCCTACAATGCCGGGGGACTGAACAAGAAGGAAGCCGAGGTCGTGGTCAACACGATTTTCGAGAGTATCGGCAACGCCCTGGCCCAGGGAGATCGGGTCGAAATTCGCGGCTTCGGGTCGTTCACTGTCCGTGAGCGCGAAGCGCGTCAGGCCCGCAATCCCAAAAGCGGCGAAATCGTCTCTATCCCGGCCAAGAAAACGCCTTTTTTCAAGACGGGCAAGGAGTTGCGTGCCCGGGTCAACAACGGCAACGGCGCTTCCTGA
- a CDS encoding RluA family pseudouridine synthase, whose amino-acid sequence MIFHVDEAHHGQRLDRFLTAVCPAISRGDWKRIISVGGVHLDGRRMSQCSLPIAAGCSVEVFIDGRPLEKWLPTDEQILWRDDYLLALNKPAGIDCQPTPARFQGTVYQGVLDLLGRRHRFGRKPEIGMVQRLDRDTSGVMVFSIHPRAHRGLTRQFSEHSARKFYLALVHGRPEVENGEFRSCLARIRATNLVRSVERGGRHAHTRYRVLQSSEQASLVLVEPVTGRSHQIRAHFSEAGCPLVGDVKYGGDPALAGVDLAGHLLHAWRLAINHPVTGEPMVLAAPLPVLWRRLLACLELDLPDASSVGDMGGPTVGSV is encoded by the coding sequence TTGATTTTTCACGTTGACGAAGCTCATCACGGGCAGCGTCTCGATCGCTTTCTGACGGCGGTCTGTCCAGCCATCAGCCGAGGTGACTGGAAAAGAATCATCTCTGTCGGCGGAGTCCATCTCGACGGCCGGCGGATGAGCCAGTGCTCGCTGCCCATTGCCGCCGGCTGTTCGGTCGAGGTCTTCATCGACGGCCGGCCGCTGGAGAAGTGGCTGCCGACAGATGAGCAGATACTCTGGCGGGACGACTATCTGCTGGCCCTGAACAAGCCGGCCGGCATCGACTGCCAGCCGACTCCGGCCCGGTTCCAGGGAACGGTCTACCAGGGAGTGCTCGATCTTCTGGGGCGCCGGCATCGCTTCGGCCGAAAGCCGGAGATCGGCATGGTCCAGCGCCTCGACCGCGACACCTCGGGGGTGATGGTTTTCAGTATCCATCCCCGGGCGCACCGCGGACTGACCCGGCAGTTTTCGGAGCACAGCGCCCGCAAGTTCTACCTGGCCCTGGTTCATGGCCGGCCGGAGGTCGAGAACGGTGAATTTCGCTCCTGCCTGGCCCGCATCCGGGCGACGAATCTGGTGCGTTCCGTCGAAAGGGGAGGACGGCATGCCCACACCCGATACCGGGTTCTGCAATCGTCCGAGCAGGCTTCGCTGGTATTGGTCGAGCCGGTCACCGGCCGGTCCCATCAGATCCGGGCGCATTTCTCCGAGGCTGGCTGTCCCCTCGTTGGTGACGTGAAATACGGCGGCGATCCTGCCCTGGCCGGCGTGGATCTGGCCGGCCACCTGCTGCATGCCTGGCGACTGGCGATAAACCATCCCGTGACCGGCGAGCCGATGGTACTGGCAGCGCCGCTGCCGGTTCTGTGGCGGCGACTGCTTGCATGTCTGGAGCTGGATTTGCCCGATGCATCGTCCGTCGGAGACATGGGGGGGCCGACTGTCGGTTCCGTCTGA
- the lgt gene encoding prolipoprotein diacylglyceryl transferase yields the protein MTYPNFDPVIVRVGPLAIRWYGLMYLIGFAAAWFLIGFLARKRQLDLTGDRLSDLLFHGVLGVILGGRIGYVIFYNFGYFVRHPLEIFAVWQGGMSFHGGLIGVTLAGLWFCRKNRLPPMLTADIIATSATIGLGLGRLGNFINGELWGRVTDVPWGMVFPQAGLMPRHPSQLYELALEGVVLFLILFWLNMRQVWEGIPFFTFFLGYGVFRFIVEFFRQPDPQLGFLWGGATMGQLLSLPMVIFGLGGLCWVFKRRGG from the coding sequence CTGACCTACCCGAATTTCGATCCTGTCATCGTTCGCGTCGGGCCGCTGGCGATCCGCTGGTACGGCCTGATGTATCTCATCGGTTTTGCCGCCGCCTGGTTTCTGATCGGATTTCTGGCCCGGAAACGGCAGCTCGATCTGACCGGAGACCGTCTGTCCGATCTCCTTTTTCACGGGGTGCTGGGCGTGATTCTCGGCGGCCGGATCGGTTACGTGATTTTCTACAATTTCGGATACTTCGTTCGCCATCCGCTCGAAATTTTCGCCGTCTGGCAGGGGGGGATGAGTTTTCACGGCGGACTGATCGGCGTGACGCTGGCCGGGCTATGGTTCTGCCGCAAAAACAGGCTGCCGCCGATGCTGACCGCCGATATCATTGCCACCAGTGCCACCATCGGGCTCGGTCTCGGTCGGCTGGGGAATTTCATCAATGGGGAGCTCTGGGGCCGGGTGACCGATGTCCCCTGGGGCATGGTCTTTCCGCAGGCCGGTCTGATGCCGCGTCATCCGAGCCAGCTCTACGAACTGGCTCTGGAGGGCGTCGTGCTCTTTCTGATTCTCTTCTGGCTGAATATGCGGCAGGTGTGGGAGGGGATCCCCTTTTTCACCTTCTTCCTCGGTTACGGCGTTTTCCGTTTCATCGTCGAGTTCTTTCGTCAGCCCGATCCGCAGCTCGGTTTCCTCTGGGGAGGAGCGACCATGGGACAGCTTCTCTCCCTGCCGATGGTGATTTTCGGCCTGGGCGGTCTGTGCTGGGTTTTCAAAAGGAGGGGCGGTTGA